The Aedes aegypti strain LVP_AGWG chromosome 3, AaegL5.0 Primary Assembly, whole genome shotgun sequence genome contains a region encoding:
- the LOC110677948 gene encoding GDNF-inducible zinc finger protein 1-like isoform X2 has protein sequence MDPLEESYSAFECRVCESKDFLMNIFVNEEHKIAEKLCYCASIQITENDGLPQHICTNCFADLQTSYTFRKRCEETDAKLRTFSKVPIKIEILDSIMSPEVAYNPEVLEMLDSPNECKNGIFLEADSNLSEIANVLLVASESFSKESDIPEMFETLDSFNDIDHESLPESEPNTGICKLEQELVIEEESCNVEPDVTNKRRRRIIKKSPKTFTCDTCQAQFSKVMEYFQHIRTHGAKRFQCKTCSRWFSRKTVWKRHEAKHLSTPERVPCNLCGKEFSHKQSVVRHIIEKHQNNRRFECTICGVRFAQKTHLQAHQSVHSEAQYCCTTCDAKFKSYISYKRHQQIHLPPSERNYTSTKAKAVKPQNKSSNDIYICPFCGKISSHINSHVLHLRRHTGERPYKCQVCGKAFLANIMLKNHMLIHTGEKPHKCETCGRCFRIKAHLTTHYLTHTHEKKFSCQICSNAFASKRTLKSHMKSHLVCQEGE, from the coding sequence ATTACTGAAAACGATGGTCTCCCTCAACATATTTGCACCAATTGTTTTGCAGATTTGCAAACATCCTACACCTTTCGGAAGCGATGCGAGGAAACTGATGCAAAACTACGAACTTTTTCAAAAGTGCCAATAAAAATAGAAATACTTGATTCGATAATGTCACCTGAAGTCGCATATAATCCTGAAGTTCTTGAAATGTTAGATTCTCCtaatgaatgcaaaaatggaatattTCTCGAAGCAGATTCAAATCTTAGTGAAATAGCAAATGTTTTGTTGGTAGCAAGCGAGTCATTCAGCAAAGAATCGGATATTCctgaaatgtttgaaacattggACTCGTTCAACGATATCGACCATGAATCATTACCCGAATCAGAGCCGAATACGGGTATATGCAAATTGGAACAGGAATTGGTCATTGAAGAAGAGTCATGTAACGTAGAACCAGATGTTACGAACAAACGCAGACGGCGCATAATAAAGAAATCGCCAAAAACATTTACTTGCGATACATGTCAGGCACAGTTTTCCAAAGTAATGGAATATTTCCAACATATTAGAACGCACGGTGCAAAGCGGTTTCAGTGTAAAACGTGCTCGAGATGGTTTTCACGCAAAACAGTGTGGAAAAGGCATGAGGCGAAACATTTAAGTACTCCCGAAAGAGTACCGTGTAATCTTTGTGGGAAAGAGTTTAGTCACAAACAATCTGTGGTTCGGCATATAATAGAAAAGCATCAAAATAATCGAAGATTTGAGTGTACTATTTGTGGGGTTAGATTTGCTCAAAAAACGCATTTGCAAGCTCATCAAAGTGTCCATAGCGAAGCACAATACTGTTGTACAACATGTGATGCAAAATTCAAAAGCTATATATCGTATAAACGTCACCAACAGATTCATTTACCTCCATCAGAAAGGAATTATACTTCAACAAAAGCAAAAGCTGTTAAACCTCAAAACAAATCCTCCAATGATATTTACATTTGTCCCTTCTGTGGAAAAATTTCCAGTCACATTAATTCTCACGTTTTACATTTGCGAAGACATACAGGTGAAAGACCCTACAAATGTCAAGTTTGCGGCAAAGCCTTTTTAGCTAACATAATGCTGAAAAATCACATGCTTATTCATACGGGAGAAAAACCCCACAAATGTGAAACTTGCGGTAGATGTTTCCGAATAAAAGCACACTTGACAACTCACTACCTAACGCATACACACGAGAAAAAATTTTCATGTCAAATCTGTTCCAACGCGTTTGCCTCGAAACGTACTTTGAAATCACACATGAAAAGTCATCTAGTTTGTCAGGAAGGAGAATGA